The Chryseolinea soli genome contains a region encoding:
- a CDS encoding AraC family transcriptional regulator — MMTTEQTKHTEQMVRNHTFSELLTILGQTKQLDGLQVSVAENEKKAIPIFYPFRVDQYFLFMVTSGEISLKLNLTHHVIGEGEFVLIEPGTICQFIGSSEFISSRCLSFSKDFLLKVGIYQKYLSAFKLLGPDLNTHVALENDEIVLLSRIFNMLYANIVTRQKSEFSQEIIHHNFSLLVYELVNVFYHHNQKLKTKPTRKQDLAARFMKLLIKYYREERSVQFYAGQLAVTPRYLTQTVKEAVGKTAGDLIDEMVITEAMILLNDPVYSIGQVALLLQFSDQFFFSKFFKNKTSLTPSEYRKSKQDASILVEEQSALLPERVLSDIH; from the coding sequence ATGATGACAACTGAACAAACGAAGCATACTGAACAAATGGTCCGTAATCACACGTTTTCGGAACTCCTTACTATCCTTGGGCAAACCAAGCAATTAGACGGCCTCCAGGTTTCCGTTGCCGAGAATGAGAAAAAGGCCATCCCTATTTTCTATCCTTTTCGAGTCGATCAGTATTTTCTATTCATGGTCACCTCGGGAGAAATATCCCTAAAGTTGAATCTCACACATCATGTCATTGGCGAAGGAGAATTTGTTTTGATCGAACCGGGTACGATCTGCCAATTCATCGGCTCTTCTGAATTCATCTCCAGCAGGTGCCTGTCCTTCTCTAAAGACTTTCTTCTTAAAGTTGGCATCTATCAAAAGTATCTTTCCGCGTTCAAGTTGCTCGGGCCGGATCTCAACACGCACGTCGCCTTGGAAAATGACGAGATCGTTTTGCTGTCCAGGATCTTTAACATGCTCTATGCCAACATCGTGACCCGGCAGAAGAGTGAATTTTCACAAGAGATCATTCACCACAATTTCAGCCTCCTGGTCTATGAGCTCGTCAATGTCTTTTATCATCACAATCAAAAATTAAAAACCAAGCCCACGCGCAAGCAAGATCTGGCCGCCCGCTTTATGAAGTTACTCATCAAGTACTATCGGGAAGAACGGAGTGTGCAATTTTACGCCGGCCAACTTGCCGTCACGCCACGGTATTTAACCCAAACGGTAAAAGAGGCCGTAGGTAAAACAGCAGGAGACCTGATCGACGAGATGGTCATCACCGAGGCGATGATCTTGTTGAATGACCCGGTCTATTCGATCGGGCAGGTTGCCCTTTTGTTGCAGTTCAGCGACCAATTCTTTTTCAGCAAGTTCTTTAAAAACAAAACAAGTCTCACACCCTCCGAGTACCGGAAAAGCAAACAAGACGCGTCGATCCTGGTGGAAGAGCAATCTGCACTCCTGCCCGAACGCGTACTTTCAGACATACATTAA